TAACCGCGGGCAAGTTGTTTTTCGGGCGAAGCATCCGCCAATCGCTGCTGCAATAGCTCCAAACGATGGTGATGGCGGGATAAAAAAGAAGTCACAGTTTGCTCTATATCTCTATGCGCGGTAAGCAAAGCCAATTTGGCTTCCGATATGCGGCGATAAGCGGCGGAAGGAATACTATTCTTATATGCAAACAATTTATGCCGTTCATGCATCAACAAATTCCTGACACCCTCTTGCAGACGACCAGCAAGCAGATCCAGTTCATCCGCAGCGTTATTCATGCATTCCGTCAGAAAGCCGGCGGCGGCCGTAGGAGTCTTCACACGGGTATGTGCCACAGAATCAATCACAGTATCATCTCTTTCATGACCTATACCGGTGATAATCGGCAACGGAAATTGCGCACAAGCGGCTGCAAGTAAATAGGTATCAAAACCTGAAAGATCGGAAGTCGCCCCTCCACCACGGATGATGACAACGACATCAAACTCTGACAAACGAGCATTTATATTGTCAAGGGCAGCCAAAACAGATTCTTCCACACGTTCACCCTGCATCAAGGCCGGAAATAATTCTGTATAAAAATAGAACCCCCGCGGATTGTTCTGCAATTGATGGCAAAAATCGCCATATCCGGCAGCCGTGGGCGAAGAAATAATTGCAATATGCTGTGGCAAACGGGGAATCTCCAACTCTTTATTAAGCGTAAGCACTCCTTCTTCTTCAAGTTGCTTCAATATTTCCTTGCGGCGGCGTGCCATGTCTCCCAATGTATAAGTGGGATCAATATCCTGGACGACAAGACTGTATCCATACAGTTCATGGAAGTTGACCGTAACCTGCACCAATACTTTGATACCTGCGACAAAAGCCTGCCCCGTAGTTTCTTCAAAATAAGGTTTCAGCAAGCGGAACACATTTGCCCAAACAGTGCCACGGGCCTTAGCTATCAAATTATTGCTACGGAGGTCTTTCTGCACAAATTCCAAATAGCAATGCCCCGTACTGTTGGTGCGTACATCACTAAGTTCCGCCTGTACCCAAAACTCATCAGGCAAGCATTGTTCTATGCTATGACGAACCAAAGCATTCAGGTCGTATAAAGAGAGAGCATCCATATCATTCTTCAGATAGTTATTGCTATATAAAAGGAGTTTCCGTTATTTGCTTTGTCCGTTCTGATAATCTTGATACGCCTTCCACATATCAGGAATGCCATAGCCGTAGATATTATCGGGATAATTCGTACGGTCACCAAAGCGCCGCACAAGTCCTATCACCTCCTTTGCCGTCAGCTTAGGGCATGCCTGCCACAGACAAGCTACCATGCCACACATGATAGGTGAAGAAAATGAGGTTCCGTTCGCCTTTCCTTGATTACCATTCGTCCCCATCACGTCAGAGCCCAAACCGACCGCCACGACATCAGGCTTTATCCGGCCATCCGACGTATTGCCTATGGATGAGAAAGGAGCCAACAGCGCATTTTTATCAACAGCCCCCACAGTTATAACATTCTCGGCATCTCCCGGAGGCGTAATCTTCTTCCATGAACCCATTCCCGAATTGCCCGCACTGCAAACAAGTATCATACCTTTATCTGCTATGCGTGACGCCTGACGTGACATCAAAGCATGAGATCCGTCCAAATCACGATATTTATAATCTTTGGATTTATCATCGAAAGAATAATATCCCAATGAAGTATTAAGCACATCCACACCCGCACTATCAGCAAATTCGACCGCGGCAGCCCAATAATCCTGTTCTACCAAATGCTCCGAATACTCGTCTTCACTACGAAGTAGCCAGAAAGAAGCTTCTGGAGCTGTACCGGTCATTATACCGGGCTGATTCATACCGATGCAGGAAAGTACCATCATACCGTGACTGCTTTCCGCAAAAATATCAGCCTGCGGATTCACAAAGTCTTTTGTCCCCAAAATACAGATGTTACTCATGGCACTAATCTTGTCAGCATTATGAAAACCTGCATCAATCACTGCAATCGTCATTCCTTGTCCTCTAAAACCGGCACTATGCAGCTTATCACCATTACTGAGCTGTATTTGACTGACAGCAAGACCATAAATGCTATCCGGATGCACAACCGGTGTATTTATCAGAGAATCTCTTTCTGTTGAAAAATCCGGCTGATTTGTATGAGGAGCCGTCCATACCTTCTCTGTTGCACGCACAAAGGGCATTGCTGCAATACGGGCTATCAATGCAGAATCATTACAAGATACCGTAACAAAGTTCTCCCATTTTCCGGTTGCTACAATACGAACTCCTTGACCACGAATTGCATCAATATATTTACGGCATACCGGCAAATCGGTCGAATCTATCGGCAAGTTCTGTTTCCGGCGGCGTGCAATCGCTTTATCAGACAAGAATGCCTCCGGACGATCGATGGAATAAGTGGTGGCAGCTTTATCAGTAAGACTTATCCGAAACTTCAGCGTATCCCGTTGTGCAGACGCGCTTACCGTCAACAATACCAAACCCACAAAAACTATTAATTTCTTCATCATTAATTTCCCTGTTTTTAATTAACTTCAGTCATCTATTTGTTTAAATTTCAATTCTCCAGATACATTCCAATCCCTCTCTGAGAGGCTATAAATGCCCCACCTACCACTCTTTTGTCGATATAGAAAACGGCAGATTGTCCCGGTGCAATAGCTGACGCATCAATTAGAAAATGCACCAGCAAACGGCCGTCTTCCAGACGCTTCACAGTACAAGGAATAGGTTTACTGCGATACCTGATGCGTACTGTGAGTACATCACTTTCAAAGAACTCCCCTTCATCTGTCAAATTTTCCTGTTCAGCCAGCATATATCTGGTCTTCAACTGTTCAGCATCTCCTAACATAACCGTATTCTTCTGCGGGTTAATTTTCAAAACGTAAGCAGGTTTTCCCAAAGCTATTTCAAGTCCTTTCCGCTGCCCGATGGTATAATAAGGAAAACCTTTGTGCTCACCCAACTTCACACCTTCTGAATTGACAAACCACCCAGACCCTATCTCACTGTCTATTTCAGGAGAATACTCCTTCAGAAAATCCCGGTAATCACCTTTGATGAAACACACCTCCATACTTTCACCTTCTTCTGCCTTGACGGTATATCCATTATCCCGCAAATATTCACGCACCTGTATTTTTGTATAAGTTCCTAAAGGGAAAATGCAACGCTTCAACACATCCTGCCCAAGCCTCCAGAGGAAATAAGACTGGTCCTTCTTGTCATCATCTCCGGCTATGATATATATTTTATGATTTATTTCCTCCAAACGAGTATAGTGTCCGGTAGCAATATACTTGCAGCACAATTTATCCGCCCATTCAGTCAATATGCGGAACTTAAACAAGGGATTGCACATTACACAAGGATTCGGAGTACGTCCTCCGCTATATTCATCAATAAAATTCTGTACGATTATCCGGCGAAAAGATTCACGTTCATCGACAATATAATGTTCGATGCCCATGCTATCGGCAAGTTGTCCGGCTTCAACAGGTTCATCACCCCATACCCACATTGTAAGTCCTACTATTTCATAGCCCTGCCCTTTCAGCATCAGGCAAGTAGCGGTGCTGTCTATGCCACCACTCATACCTACCAACACCCGTTTCTCAAATACATTCATGTTAGAAGATTATTCATTATTTTGCAAAAATACAGGTTTTCAGGGAGAAGAGACAGAAAAAGATGTCTTTTTAGCATGCCTTCACATTAAGCATCTTTTTCAAAAAGTAACATAAATGAAATATATATGACATGGAAACACAACACTTATGTCCGAACTTTGCGACTAAAATTAATCAACGACAACAAATTATGAAAAAGAGAACACTGATACTGTCCATCGTTTTACTATCATTGACCGCAAATGCCCAAGAATACTCAGGAAGTGAAGATGGAAAAAAAATAGAGAAGGAAAAGATGGAAACACAAGACTATCTGCCGGAAGTGCACGGAACCATCCGTTCCAAGTACGAATACCAGACAACAATGGGGGCCGGACGTTTTGAAGTAAGGAATGCACGTATCAGTGTAACAGGAAATATACTCCCTGTTGTTGCCTATAAAGCCGAAATCGATCTCTCTGATGAAGGGCAAATCAAAATGCTGGATGCTTATGCACGTCTTTTCCCGACCAAAGGGCTTACGGTAACCGCCGGCCAGATGCGTGTTCCGTTCACCATAGATGCCCACAGATCACCACATCAACAATATTTTGCCAATCGCTCATTTATCGCTAAGCAAGTAGGAAATGTACGCGACGTAGGCCTCACATTAGGATACACCTTACCCACAGATATGCCGATTATTAT
Above is a window of Bacteroides helcogenes P 36-108 DNA encoding:
- the xseA gene encoding exodeoxyribonuclease VII large subunit, which gives rise to MDALSLYDLNALVRHSIEQCLPDEFWVQAELSDVRTNSTGHCYLEFVQKDLRSNNLIAKARGTVWANVFRLLKPYFEETTGQAFVAGIKVLVQVTVNFHELYGYSLVVQDIDPTYTLGDMARRRKEILKQLEEEGVLTLNKELEIPRLPQHIAIISSPTAAGYGDFCHQLQNNPRGFYFYTELFPALMQGERVEESVLAALDNINARLSEFDVVVIIRGGGATSDLSGFDTYLLAAACAQFPLPIITGIGHERDDTVIDSVAHTRVKTPTAAAGFLTECMNNAADELDLLAGRLQEGVRNLLMHERHKLFAYKNSIPSAAYRRISEAKLALLTAHRDIEQTVTSFLSRHHHRLELLQQRLADASPEKQLARGYSITLKDGKVVKNAKLLRTDDEIVTRLYEGELTSIVNHR
- the mnmA gene encoding tRNA 2-thiouridine(34) synthase MnmA, whose amino-acid sequence is MNVFEKRVLVGMSGGIDSTATCLMLKGQGYEIVGLTMWVWGDEPVEAGQLADSMGIEHYIVDERESFRRIIVQNFIDEYSGGRTPNPCVMCNPLFKFRILTEWADKLCCKYIATGHYTRLEEINHKIYIIAGDDDKKDQSYFLWRLGQDVLKRCIFPLGTYTKIQVREYLRDNGYTVKAEEGESMEVCFIKGDYRDFLKEYSPEIDSEIGSGWFVNSEGVKLGEHKGFPYYTIGQRKGLEIALGKPAYVLKINPQKNTVMLGDAEQLKTRYMLAEQENLTDEGEFFESDVLTVRIRYRSKPIPCTVKRLEDGRLLVHFLIDASAIAPGQSAVFYIDKRVVGGAFIASQRGIGMYLEN
- a CDS encoding S8 family peptidase — encoded protein: MMKKLIVFVGLVLLTVSASAQRDTLKFRISLTDKAATTYSIDRPEAFLSDKAIARRRKQNLPIDSTDLPVCRKYIDAIRGQGVRIVATGKWENFVTVSCNDSALIARIAAMPFVRATEKVWTAPHTNQPDFSTERDSLINTPVVHPDSIYGLAVSQIQLSNGDKLHSAGFRGQGMTIAVIDAGFHNADKISAMSNICILGTKDFVNPQADIFAESSHGMMVLSCIGMNQPGIMTGTAPEASFWLLRSEDEYSEHLVEQDYWAAAVEFADSAGVDVLNTSLGYYSFDDKSKDYKYRDLDGSHALMSRQASRIADKGMILVCSAGNSGMGSWKKITPPGDAENVITVGAVDKNALLAPFSSIGNTSDGRIKPDVVAVGLGSDVMGTNGNQGKANGTSFSSPIMCGMVACLWQACPKLTAKEVIGLVRRFGDRTNYPDNIYGYGIPDMWKAYQDYQNGQSK